A genome region from Urocitellus parryii isolate mUroPar1 chromosome X, mUroPar1.hap1, whole genome shotgun sequence includes the following:
- the Gripap1 gene encoding GRIP1-associated protein 1 isoform X6: protein MAQALSEEEFQRMQAQLLELRTNNYQLSDELRKNGVELASLRQKVAYLDKEFSKAQKALSKSKKAQEVEGLLSENEMLQAKLHSQEEDFRLQNSTLMAEFSKLCSQMEQLERENQQLKEGATGTGTIQAGPHVDGELLRLQAENTALQKNVAALQERYGKETVKSSTVSEGQGDPPGGLTPTIMAPMPLAEVELKWEMEKEEKRLLWEQLQGLESSKQAETSRLQEELAKLSEKLKKKQESFCRLQTEKETLFNDSRNKIEELQQRKEADLKAQLARTQKLQQELEAANQSLAELRDQRQGERLEHAAALRALQDQIQTAKTQELNMLREETTGLAAELQQRQTEYEDLMGQKDDLNSQLQESLRANSRLLEQLQEIGQEKEQLIQELQEARKSAEKRKAMLDELAMETLQEKSQHKEELGAVRLRHEKEVLGVRARYERELRELHEDKKRQEEELRGQIREEKARTRELENLQQTVEELQAQVHSMDGAKGWFERRLKEAEESLQQQQQEQEEALKQCQEQHTAELKGKEEELQGLRDQLQQAQEERDGHLKTISNLKQEVKDTVDGQRILEKKGSAALKDLKRQLHLERKRADKLQERLQDILTNSKSRSGLEELVLSEMNSPSRTQTGDSSSISSFSYREILREKESSAVPARSLSSSPQAQPPRPAELSDEEVAELFQRLAETQQEKWMLEEKVKHLEVSSASMAEDLCRKSAIIETYVMDSRIGHGSSVPGNCTTQQGVRGVT from the exons gcTCAGCTCCTAGAACTCCGGACAAACAACTACCAGCTTTCAGATGAACTACGCAAGAATGGcgttg AACTTGCCAGTCTTCGACAGAAGGTTGCCTATCTGGATAAGGAGTTCAGTAAAGCTCAAAAG GCACTGAGCAAGAGCAAGAAAGCTCAG GAAGTCGAGGGACTGCTGAGTGAAAATGAGATGCTGCAGGCAAAGCTGCACAGCCAGGAGGAGGACTTCCGTTTGCAGAACAGCACACTTATGGCCGAGTTCAGCAAG ctctgcagccAGATGGAGCAGTTGGAACGGGAGAACCAGCAACTAAAGGAAGGGGCTACTGGAACAGGCACTATCCAAGCTGGACCCCATGTGGATGGGGAGCTGCTAAGATTGCAGGCAGAGAACACAGCCttgcagaagaatgtggcag CCCTGCAGGAGCGCTATGGGAAAGAGACTGTGAAGTCCTCAACTGTCAGTGAAGGCCAAGGAGACCCCCCAGGGGGCCTCACTCCCACTATCATGGCCCCCATGCCATTGGCAGAGGTGGAGCTGAAATGggaaatggagaaagaggaaaagagattgctctgggagcagctgcaaGGCTTGGAG AGCTCAAAGCAGGCTGAAACATCCAGGCTGCAGGAAGAACTCGCTAAG CTCTCTgagaaactaaaaaagaaacaagaaag CTTTTGCCGTCTACAGACAGAGAAGGAAACACTATTTAATGACAGCAG GAACAAGATTGAGGAGTTACAACAGCGGAAGGAAGCTGATCTAAAGGCTCAGTTGGCTCGTACCCAGAAACTGCAGCAGGAACTTGAGGCTGCCAATCAA AGCTTGGCAGAGTTAAGAGATCAGCGGCAGGGAGAACGCCTGGAGCATGCAGCAGCTTTGAGGGCCCTACAAGATCAG ATCCAAACAGCAAAGACACAAGAACTGAATATGCTCCGGGAAGAGACCACTGGGCTAGCAGCTGAGTTACAGCAGCGGCAAACTGAGTATGAGGATCTCATGGGACAGAAGGATGACCTCAACTCCCAGCTCCAG GAGTCATTACGGGCCAATAGTCGCCTTCTGGAACAACTTCAAGAAATAGGGCAGGAGAAGGAGCAGTTGATCCAGGAACTCCAGGAGGCTAGGAAG AGTGCTGAGAAGCGCAAGGCAATGCTGGATGAACTAGCCATGGAGACGCTGCAGGAGAAGTCTCAGCACAAGGAAGAGCTGGGAGCAGTCCGACTAAGGCATGAAAAGGAGGTGCTGGGGGTGCGTGCCCGCTACGAGCGTGAGCTCCGAGAGTTGCATGAAGACAAAAAGCGGCAGGAGGAGGAGCTCCGTGGGCAGATCCGGGAGGAGAAG GCCCGAACACGGGAGTTGGAGAATCTCCAGCAGACAGTGGAAGAACTTCAGGCTCAGGTACACTCCATGGATGGAGCCAAGGGCTGGTTTGAACGGCGCTTGAAGGAAGCTGAG GAATCTttacagcagcagcagcaggagcaagAGGAAGCCCTAAAGCAGTGCCAGGAGCAGCATACTGCTGAGTTGAAG GGCAAGGAGGAGGAGCTACAGGGTCTACGCGATCAGCTTCAGCAGGCCCAGGAGGAGCGAGATGGCCACTTGAAGACTATTAGCAACCTGAAGCAG GAGGTGAAGGATACAGTGGATGGGCAGCGGATCTTGGAGAAGAAGGGCAGTGCTGCG CTGAAAGACCTCAAGCGGCAGTTGCACCTGGAGCGAAAACGGGCCGACAAGCTGCAGGAGCGGCTGCAGGACATCCTCACCAATAGCAAGAGCCGCTCTG GCCTTGAGGAGCTGGTTCTTTCTGAGATGAACTCACCAAGCCGGACCCAGACAGGAGACAGCAGTAGCATCTCCTCCTTCAGCTACCGGGAGATCTTGCGGGAAAAGGAGAGCTCAGCTGTTCCAGCCAGG TCCTTATCCAGTAGCCCTCAGGCCCAGCCCCCTCGGCCAGCTGAGCTGTCAGATGAGGAAGTGGCTGAGCTCTTTCAACGGCTGGCAGAAACACAGCAGGAGAAATGGATGCTAGAGGAGAAG GTGAAGCACCTGGAGGTGAGCAGTGCTTCCATGGCAGAGGACCTCTGCCGGAAAAGTGCCATCATTGAGACCTACGTCATGGACAGCCGAATCG GACATGGAAGTTCTGTCCCAGGAAATTGTACGACTCAGCAAGGAGTGCGTGGGGTCACCTGA
- the Gripap1 gene encoding GRIP1-associated protein 1 isoform X5: protein MAQALSEEEFQRMQAQLLELRTNNYQLSDELRKNGVELASLRQKVAYLDKEFSKAQKALSKSKKAQEVEGLLSENEMLQAKLHSQEEDFRLQNSTLMAEFSKLCSQMEQLERENQQLKEGATGTGTIQAGPHVDGELLRLQAENTALQKNVAALQERYGKETVKSSTVSEGQGDPPGGLTPTIMAPMPLAEVELKWEMEKEEKRLLWEQLQGLESSKQAETSRLQEELAKLSEKLKKKQESFCRLQTEKETLFNDSRNKIEELQQRKEADLKAQLARTQKLQQELEAANQSLAELRDQRQGERLEHAAALRALQDQVSIQSADAQEQVEGLLAENNALRTSLAALEQIQTAKTQELNMLREETTGLAAELQQRQTEYEDLMGQKDDLNSQLQESLRANSRLLEQLQEIGQEKEQLIQELQEARKSAEKRKAMLDELAMETLQEKSQHKEELGAVRLRHEKEVLGVRARYERELRELHEDKKRQEEELRGQIREEKARTRELENLQQTVEELQAQVHSMDGAKGWFERRLKEAEESLQQQQQEQEEALKQCQEQHTAELKGKEEELQGLRDQLQQAQEERDGHLKTISNLKQEVKDTVDGQRILEKKGSAALKDLKRQLHLERKRADKLQERLQDILTNSKSRSGEAPGQEEKATVQGLEELVLSEMNSPSRTQTGDSSSISSFSYREILREKESSAVPARSLSSSPQAQPPRPAELSDEEVAELFQRLAETQQEKWMLEEKVKHLEVSSASMAEDLCRKSAIIETYVMDSRIGHGSSVPGNCTTQQGVRGVT, encoded by the exons gcTCAGCTCCTAGAACTCCGGACAAACAACTACCAGCTTTCAGATGAACTACGCAAGAATGGcgttg AACTTGCCAGTCTTCGACAGAAGGTTGCCTATCTGGATAAGGAGTTCAGTAAAGCTCAAAAG GCACTGAGCAAGAGCAAGAAAGCTCAG GAAGTCGAGGGACTGCTGAGTGAAAATGAGATGCTGCAGGCAAAGCTGCACAGCCAGGAGGAGGACTTCCGTTTGCAGAACAGCACACTTATGGCCGAGTTCAGCAAG ctctgcagccAGATGGAGCAGTTGGAACGGGAGAACCAGCAACTAAAGGAAGGGGCTACTGGAACAGGCACTATCCAAGCTGGACCCCATGTGGATGGGGAGCTGCTAAGATTGCAGGCAGAGAACACAGCCttgcagaagaatgtggcag CCCTGCAGGAGCGCTATGGGAAAGAGACTGTGAAGTCCTCAACTGTCAGTGAAGGCCAAGGAGACCCCCCAGGGGGCCTCACTCCCACTATCATGGCCCCCATGCCATTGGCAGAGGTGGAGCTGAAATGggaaatggagaaagaggaaaagagattgctctgggagcagctgcaaGGCTTGGAG AGCTCAAAGCAGGCTGAAACATCCAGGCTGCAGGAAGAACTCGCTAAG CTCTCTgagaaactaaaaaagaaacaagaaag CTTTTGCCGTCTACAGACAGAGAAGGAAACACTATTTAATGACAGCAG GAACAAGATTGAGGAGTTACAACAGCGGAAGGAAGCTGATCTAAAGGCTCAGTTGGCTCGTACCCAGAAACTGCAGCAGGAACTTGAGGCTGCCAATCAA AGCTTGGCAGAGTTAAGAGATCAGCGGCAGGGAGAACGCCTGGAGCATGCAGCAGCTTTGAGGGCCCTACAAGATCAG GTGTCCATCCAGAGTGCAGATGCGCAGGAACAAGTGGAAGGGCTATTGGCTGAGAACAATGCCTTGAGGACTAGCCTGGCTGCCCTGGAGCAG ATCCAAACAGCAAAGACACAAGAACTGAATATGCTCCGGGAAGAGACCACTGGGCTAGCAGCTGAGTTACAGCAGCGGCAAACTGAGTATGAGGATCTCATGGGACAGAAGGATGACCTCAACTCCCAGCTCCAG GAGTCATTACGGGCCAATAGTCGCCTTCTGGAACAACTTCAAGAAATAGGGCAGGAGAAGGAGCAGTTGATCCAGGAACTCCAGGAGGCTAGGAAG AGTGCTGAGAAGCGCAAGGCAATGCTGGATGAACTAGCCATGGAGACGCTGCAGGAGAAGTCTCAGCACAAGGAAGAGCTGGGAGCAGTCCGACTAAGGCATGAAAAGGAGGTGCTGGGGGTGCGTGCCCGCTACGAGCGTGAGCTCCGAGAGTTGCATGAAGACAAAAAGCGGCAGGAGGAGGAGCTCCGTGGGCAGATCCGGGAGGAGAAG GCCCGAACACGGGAGTTGGAGAATCTCCAGCAGACAGTGGAAGAACTTCAGGCTCAGGTACACTCCATGGATGGAGCCAAGGGCTGGTTTGAACGGCGCTTGAAGGAAGCTGAG GAATCTttacagcagcagcagcaggagcaagAGGAAGCCCTAAAGCAGTGCCAGGAGCAGCATACTGCTGAGTTGAAG GGCAAGGAGGAGGAGCTACAGGGTCTACGCGATCAGCTTCAGCAGGCCCAGGAGGAGCGAGATGGCCACTTGAAGACTATTAGCAACCTGAAGCAG GAGGTGAAGGATACAGTGGATGGGCAGCGGATCTTGGAGAAGAAGGGCAGTGCTGCG CTGAAAGACCTCAAGCGGCAGTTGCACCTGGAGCGAAAACGGGCCGACAAGCTGCAGGAGCGGCTGCAGGACATCCTCACCAATAGCAAGAGCCGCTCTGGTGAGGCACCAGGACAGGAAGAGAAGGCTACGGTGCAGG GCCTTGAGGAGCTGGTTCTTTCTGAGATGAACTCACCAAGCCGGACCCAGACAGGAGACAGCAGTAGCATCTCCTCCTTCAGCTACCGGGAGATCTTGCGGGAAAAGGAGAGCTCAGCTGTTCCAGCCAGG TCCTTATCCAGTAGCCCTCAGGCCCAGCCCCCTCGGCCAGCTGAGCTGTCAGATGAGGAAGTGGCTGAGCTCTTTCAACGGCTGGCAGAAACACAGCAGGAGAAATGGATGCTAGAGGAGAAG GTGAAGCACCTGGAGGTGAGCAGTGCTTCCATGGCAGAGGACCTCTGCCGGAAAAGTGCCATCATTGAGACCTACGTCATGGACAGCCGAATCG GACATGGAAGTTCTGTCCCAGGAAATTGTACGACTCAGCAAGGAGTGCGTGGGGTCACCTGA